Within Azoarcus sp. DD4, the genomic segment ACGTGAGCTGGGTTTAAAACGTCGTGAGACAGTTTGGTCCCTATCTGCCGTGGGCGCTGGAAGTTTGAGGGGACCTGCTCCTAGTACGAGAGGACCGGAGTGGACGCACCTCTGGTGTACCGGTTGTGACGCCAGTCGCATCGCCGGGTAGCTAAGTGCGGAAGAGATAACCGCTGAAAGCATCTAAGCGGGAAACTCGCCTCAAGATGAGACTTCCCTGGGGACTCGATCCCCCTGAAGGGTCGTGGAAGACCACCACGTTGATAGGTCGGGTGTGGAAGCGCAGTAATGCGTTAAGCTAACCGATACTAATTGCCCGTGAGGCTTGATCCTATAACCTTAAAATAGCGTCAAACTCGTCAAAGCGTGTACAACACGACGCAGTCACACAATCCAACACTTCTTCCAAATTTGGCTCGGACGACAAAAACGCCGAGCAACAAGTCAAAGTCTGACGACCATAGCGTCTGGGTACCACCCCTTCCCATCCCGAACAGGACCGTGAAACCAGACCGCGCCGATGATAGTGAGATCCGCTCTCGTGAAAGTAGGTCATCGTCAGACTAACCCATCAAAAAGCCCGTACAGTTCTACTGTACGGGCTTTTTTATTGCAAAATCGAGAAAGCCGCGGCGCCACCGAGCGTCAGCATCGACTCAAAACGCCGATTCACAGCAGTCGCGATGTAGCGCAACATCGGATTGAACCGGCACAATTGGAAGCGTCGACCTTATCAAAGGCTGAGCATGAAATTCGACGTCATTATCGTAGGTGCTGGGCTGGCAGGAGCGTCTCTCGCTGTTGCGCTAAGTAGGGGTCGGTTGCGTATTGCGCTCATTGACGGTGGCCCACCGATCAGGACTTCGGGATGGGACTCGCGCATTTACGCCTATAGTCCAGCCAACGTTGCATTCCTGCAGACGCTGGGGGTCTGGGAGCGCCTTGATCTGTCGAGGACGTGTGCAATCCACGATATGGAGGTTTTCGGCGATCGAGGAGGTGCCCTACGTTTCTCCGCCGGTGATTGCGGTGTGGATGCGTTGGCGTGGATCGCCGAGTCGAGCTTGGTGCACTTGGAACTCTGGGAGAGTTTGAAGCGTCAGCACAACGTACAACTCTTTGCGCCGACTGTGCCTGCCAGCCTTGAGGTTCGGGAGGATGTCGCCGAGGTAGAGCTAGATACCGGTCTGCGTATGACAGGCCGCTTGTTGGTCGGCGCGGATGGTCGGAACTCCTGGGTGCGTGCGCGGGCAGGCATTGACGCACGAGAGGTCGTTTACGACGAACTTGCAATAGTCGCAAACTTTGCCTGCAGTCGCCCGCATGGAAATCGAGCGCTGCAATGGTTTTGTGATGATGGCATCGTCGCGTGGTTGCCCATGGCGGGCAATAACATGTCAATGGTGTGGTCGGCAAAGAAGCAGCGTGCCGAGGAGATCATGGCAACGGACGATGATACGTTCACTAGGATGGTGGCCGAGGCGGGAGAGAAGGCCTTTGGTGAATTGTCTTTGATTACTCCGAGAGCAAGGTTTCCATTGAAATTCATGCGGGTTAGTTCTGTGGTGTCGAAGCGAGTTGCCTTGGTTGGCGATGCTGCGCATGCAATTCATCCATTGTCGGGTCACGGCATCAATCTGGGATTCCAGGATGCGAAAGTCCTGAGTCAAAAGTTGTTGGATCTTCCGGAATGGGGAGATCCTGGCGACGAGCGAATTCTGCGTGCTTACGCGAGAGAACGGGCAGAGGAACCGTGCCTGGTGCAATATGTCACTCACGGCATCAATCGTTTGTTCAACATCCGCCACCCGCTGGCCGTGGCTGCGCGGAATTTCGGGTTGAACCTGACAGACAGATTGCCGGTCGTACGTAATGCGCTGACCCGATACGCGGTCAGCGGAAAATTTTGAATACGGAGATGTTTATGGTTTTGACCCCTGGATCAGCGTTGTCCCGAGCTCTCGCAGTAGGGCTGGCATTATTCATCCCGGGTGTCGGATCGGCGAGCGAGGAAGCGGTACGTAAAGGCGTCGAGACCTTCATCGGGGCTCCAGCGGTTGAGTCGGTCACACGAACCTCATATAACGGGCTGTACGAGGTCGTGCTGAAGAGTGGTGAGATCGTCTATACGGATGAGAAGGCCGGCTTCATTATCGACGGCCGTGTGATTGACACCCGCACCCGGCGAGATGTAACTCAGGCCCGGCTCAACCAGCTTTCGGCAGTCGATTTTTCGAGCTTGCCGCTGGATCAGGCTGTTAAGCAGGTCAAGGGTAATGGAAAGCGCGTGATCGCGACTTTCGAGGATCCCAATTGCGGTTACTGCAAGCGCCTCGCGAAGGAGCTTGCCCAGATGTCGGATGTCACGATTTACACCTTTCTATACCCGATCCTCAGTCAGGACTCCACCGCCAAATCGCGCAGCATCTGGTGTTCGAAGGATCGTGCCAAGAGCTGGAACGATTGGATTCTGGCCGGCAAGGCTCCAAGCAGCGAGGAGTGCAATGCTAGCGTGATTGATCGCAATGTCGAACTTGGTCAGAAGCTCAGGATCAACGGCACACCGACGATCTTCCTGGCTGACGGGACGCGCATAGGTGGTTTCGTTCCAATGGCGGAGCTCGAAAAGGCGCTTGCGGCCAACGGGGCGAAGTAAGGTAAGTCTGCTCAGAGAGGTGTTGTTGCCGGAGGCTTGGCACCCTTCGGCAACAACACCCACATGCGCCCATCTTGACGCATCCTGCCTGCGAGGTTGCCGGCCTCAGGCCCGAATCCCCAAAAAAAATCCGCCCGTACTACCCCTTTGATTGCGCCTCCAGTGTCCTGTGCGATCACAAGGCGGTTCAAGGCGCGTTCGGTATTCGGGTAGGTGGTGGCCAGGAAAACAGGGGCACCGAGGGGCGTATGGCGCGGGTCGACGGCGATGCTACGGCTCGCTGTCAGGGGAACCCCTTGTGCTCCGACTGGCCCCTCGGAACTTGCCGGTAACTCACGGAAGAAAACGTAGCTGGGATTGCTGTGCAGCATTTCCTTCAACCGTTCCGGGTGCTTACGGGCCCATTCGCGTATCCCCTCCATCGACGCTCTGTCGAGCGTGAGCTCGCCTTGCTGGACCAGCCAACGGCCAATGGATTGATAGGGGTGACCATTCTGGTCGGCGTAGCCGATGCGTACCCGGCTGCCATCCGGCAGTTCGACTTGGCCTGACCCTTGCACCTGGAGAAAGAACAGGTCGATGGGGTCTGCGGCCCATAGCAGCGTTTCGGCGGGTAGTCTGTTTTCCAGTTTGTCGAGTTCTTCGCGATTCCAATAGGGTAGAACCCTGTTGCCTACCAGGCGGCCACGCAAACGGTAGTTCTTGAGATCCGGATATACGGCGCTCAGATCGATGGTCAGCATGTCTTTTGGCGTTGCATGGACCGCCCAGCGGTAGCGCTCGTTCGGAGTGCGGCTACCCTTGATCAGCGGTTCGTAGTAACCAGTGATCAGCCCTGTGCGGCTACCGTCGGGATTGGCTAGCGCCCAGGGTGTGAAATGCTGTTCAAAAAAAGCGCGTGCTGTTGCGGGGGAGGGCGTTTCGCTCATCTGGTTGACGAGACTGCAAACTTTCTGCCACTGGGCCTGTTTTTCCATTGTCCGGCATGAACTGCGGAATGCAGGCCAGACTGCAGACGGATCGTCTTCGAGCCACCCGTGTACGGCACCCCAGTCGCTCGGCTGGAAGGCTTGCGCCGCCTCGTCGGGGCTGGGGGATGGCTTGGGGCTGGAGGGACATGCCGAACAGGCCGCGCAAATTTTTGGGGCCGGACAAGTCAACGGTGGCTCCATTCGCGTCGTCTCGCTTGTGCTTGTTGTGCAGGCGGAGAGCAATGACAGAGTGACGGTTAGCGTCGCTACGATGGAAGGTAACAACGGCGATTGGCGGGGGCAGCGCTTCATGAGTCGGTTCGGGTAAACTTCGCGAAGATTTGTCCCAAGTATACCGATACTGCTCTGCCAATCCCGAGGTCAGCCATGTGGGTAATCTTTCTTGAGGCCGGCGTGGCGCTCGTACTCGTGCTCGTCATCGTATGGGCGACTTGGCCGAAGCGCCGTCAGGGTTCCGAACAAGAACACGATAATGAATGAACTTAGTCTGTTTCTCGCGCGCGCGGAGCGCCTGATCGACCGTCTCGAGACCATGCTGCCGGGGCCCGTCGCCGAACCGGACTGGGGGGCTGCCAATGCGTTTCGCTGGCGGCGCCGCAACGGTCGTGCGGCCTTGGTGCCGGTGACCTTGCCACATGCGATTCGCCTGCAGGACTTGCAGGATATCGATGACCAGAAGGAGCGTATCGACCGCAATACGCGCCAGTTTCTCGCTGGTCGCCATGCCAACAACGTTCTGCTCACGGGGGCGCGCGGTACTGGCAAATCGTCGCTGATCAAGGCGCTGTTGACCGCCTACGCCGATCGTGGTCTGCGTGTCATCGAGGTGGACAAGGGTGATCTCGTTGATCTGCCGGAAATTGTTGAGCTGGTGGCCGGTCGGCCGGAACGCTTCATCCTGTTTTGTGACGATCTTTCCTTCGAGGAAGGGGAGGATGCCTACAAGGCGCTGAAGAGCGTTCTCGACGGTTCGGTGTCGGCGATGTCCGACAATGTGCTGATTTATGCGACCTCCAACCGGCGCCATTTGATGCCGGAGTTTCATGACGAGAATCTGCAGGTGCGCCATGTCGGCGGCGAGATTCATCCAGGCGAGGCGGTCGAGGAAAAGGTTTCCCTGTCCGAGCGCTTCGGGCTGTGGGTGTCGTTCTACCCGTTCAGTCAGGATGAGTATCTCGACATCGTTTCGCATTGGTTGAAGGTGTTCGGTGTGTCCAAGCGGGGCATCAATGCGGCGCGTCAGGATGCGCTGCAATGGGCCTTGATGCGAGGCGCACGGTCTGGTCGGGTCGCGTGGCAGTTTGCCCGTGACTACGCGGGGCGGATCGATGGCGAAATCTGATATGCGCAAGGTCGTCGATGTCGCGGCTGGCGTCATTTACCAGGAAGACGGAAGCTTTCTCCTCGGGCAGCGGGCGCCGGGAACCTTCTATCCCGGATATTGGGAGTTTCCGGGTGGCAAGGTCGAAGCGGGCGAAACACCCGCGCAGGCACTGTGCAGGGAACTCGACGAGGAGTTGGGGCTGCGTGTGCTGAAACTTCGGCCTTGGCTGATGCGAGAGCATCTTTACGAGCATGCCCATGTCCGCTTGCATTTCTTCGAAGTGACGGAGTGGTCGGGAGCCGTAAACGACCACGTGCATAGCGCGCTGAAATGGGTTGTCGCAGGTACGATGGAGCAGGAGTGCACGCCGATGCTGCCGGCCAATGGCCCAATCCTCAAGGCGCTGCATCTGCCTCGCCGAATGGGGATCACGCAGGCTGCGGATATCGGCATCGAGACCCAACTCGCTCGTCTCGATGGCGCGCTCGATCGCGGCTTGGGACTGGTTCAGATTCGTGAGTCCGCCTTGCCGTCTGACGAACGGCGGCGTTTCGCCGTGGAGGTCGTTAGGCGGGCGCATGCGCACGGCGCTATTGTCGTCGTCGGTGACGATGCAGAATTGGCGCGCGCAATCGGTGCCGATGGACTCCATCTGCCGGCAGCCCGTCTGATGTCTTGTGAGGAGCGTCCAGACTTCGCGTGGGTGGGGGCGTCCTGCCATTGCCGCGACGAGCTCCTGCATGCAGCACGGCTCGAATTGGATTACGCCTTGCTTGGTTCGGTCATGCCGACGCTTTCGCACCCCGAAAGAACGCCCCTGGGCTGGGAAGGCTTTGCCCGTGAGATGCAGTCCCTGCCGATTCCGGTGTTCGCGCTCGGCGGACTGGGATGGGGCGATCTGGAGCACGCACGAAACATCGGTGCGCACGGCGTGGCGGCCATTCGGGGTGCTTGGGCCTAAGGCCGACTGCTTGCGTCCGATGGGAGCTGGCCGTCTTCGTTGCTGTCGGGCGGGGCGGTCGGTACCCGGTATTCCTCTGCGGCCCACGCGCCCAGGTCGATCTGCTTGCAGCGCGCCGAGCAAAAGGGGCGAAAGCGGTTCTCAGGTCGCCACTCGACCGCGGTACCGCAGGTCGGGCATTTGACGATGCGCGGCTTGCTGTCCGACATATTGCTTACAGGCTGCAGAAGGTCAGTTCGAAGGGGATGTCGCGTTCGGCGACGCGTGGACGTGCGATGGTTTCGGGCAGCATGAACCGGATGTTCAGTGCGTACTTGTTGGCGCTGATTTCCGGCACCACTGCCTCGCTGCGCGGAATGCGGACGCGCAGCATCTGGGCGGTACGTCCTGCCATCGTCAACTGGTAGGTACCGCTGCGCGCACGTTGGGCCTCCGGGCGGCCGCTGCTTCGCAGCAGGCGCATGACGATCTCGATACCGTCGCGGATCGGCGTCATCGGCTGTATCCAGCCGTCCAGGTCGCGGCGTCTTTCGTCGGCTTCGCGATTAAGCCAGAAGTGATAGGATGGAAGGTCGAACTGGCATACTCCGCCGGGAATGGCGGCACGGCTGCGTATCCCCATCAGCCACTCATTCTCGCGCAGGTACTGACCGATCTTGCCGGCCATTGACAACAACGCGGTCGAGGCTCGCTCGATTTCATAGAGTGCGCCGGCAAGCGCCTCTTCCGAGATCTCCGGGTTGTTGCGGAAGGAGACGAGGATCTGGCGTTGGCGTTCGAGCTCCTGTACCAGATCCACCTTTAGATCGGCGCGGCTGGCCACTTCGAGAATTTCGAAGATCGTCAGCAGCGCCACGTGATGGTCGAGTGGGGCTTCGCTGCCACCGAAGTGGGTGATCTTGCGGAACAGGTCCTCGAGGCGCAAAAGCGTGCGAATGCGCTCGCTGAGAGGGTATTCGTAGCTAATCACCGCGTCTGGTCCGCAAGAATCGGAAGCTCCTGAGTAATCGATCGATAATAGCACAGCAGCCAGAGCCCAAGCCTGCTCGTGCTTATACGGAGGGAGTAGGGCGGGCCGCCGCGAGGTAGCGCTGATGCAGCGCATCGACTTGGGTGTGCAGGGCGGCGAGTGATCCGGTGTTGTCGAGCACGTCGTCGGCGGCGGCCAGGCGATCGGTCCGGCACGCCTGTGCCTGCATGATGGCGCGAATCTGCTTCTCGTCGAGCCCGCTACGTTGTTGAACGCGTGCGATCTGGATATCCTCCGGGCAGTCGACGATGCAGATACGATCGCAGCGCCCGCGATAATTGCCCGACTCGATCAGCAGTGGTACCGCCAGGATGACGTAAGGGGCACAGGTCTGGGCGATCAGACGCTCGCTCTCGGCGCGGATCATCGGATGAAGAATGCCTTCTAGCTGCCGCCGCGCTTCGGGCCGGGTAAATACCAGCGCACGCATCGCTGCCCGGTCAAGGTTGCCCGCGGGCGCGATCAGTCCAGGCCCGAAGGTGTGCGCGATGGCCGGTATTGCGGCACCACCGGCGGCGGTCAACTGGTGGGCAATGGCGTCGGTATCGATTACCGCGGCGCCGAGTGCAGCGAATCGCTCCGCGGCGGCGCTCTTGCCGCTGCCGATACCGCCGCTCAGTCCGACGACATAAGGACGCGATGGCTTCACGGCTGGCACGTCCCGCGCGCGGCGTCGAGGCGCGTGTCGGCGTTGGTGAACGATGTCAGACGCTCGGCGCTGGCATTCGCTTCGACCCGGTATTGGGTGCTCATGCGGGGCGCAACCCCCGCACTGCGCACGCCCTTGTTTCGCAACTGCGCGAGCTGCTGATTGGCAGCGGCTTCCGTCTTGAACAGACCAAGCGAGATGGCGAACTGATTCGGACCGGCATCCTGGACGATGAAGAAATCGCTGACTCCCAGTGCCTTCAGCTCCTTGACCTTGCGCTCCGCCTGCTCGCGGCCGCCTTGCGGAGGAACGCGAACCCACCATGAGTTGGGCGTGTCGATGCTGATCTGCCGTGCGTTGATCGCTGCAGCCTGGAGCCGTGCAACGAGCCGATTTGCCTCGTCAGTGCCGAGCCCGCTCCATGCAACACACGGTTGCTCCGCTGCTGGATCGGGGGTGTCCGCCTGAGCGGTGGCAGCGCGGTCGAGTGCCGGCGTCGGGCTGGCCTGTTCGCTCGGTGCGCCGGGCGGGGTGTCGCCGCCAGCAGGCGGCGTTGGCAACTCGGTGACGCTGTCGGTGGCGAAGCGGATGCGTTCGGGATGGAGTTGATTGCCCACGCGCTCGGGTTCTCCTTGAGGCGGTGTGCTGCCCAGCCATCCTTGAATGGCAGCGAACGCCAGTGCGTTGAGAACGAGGAGCAGAATGAGGAATAAGCGCATCAGAGCCATGCCGGAAGCTTAACCGATGGATGGGCTGCAGATAAGCTCTGGATCGAGGGGCGTCACCTGCCGCCTTCGCAGGATGGGGCGTCCCATGCTCGTCAGCCCGCATACTGTTCGCGCACCATGGCAGCCAAGCCGTGCAGAACCAGGTTATCCACTTTCTGCAGAGGGATGTCGAGCAGGCCGGCGAAGCGGCCAGCTGCTCCGCCACCCAGCAGGCAGCACGCATCCGGTAGATGGGCAATCTGGGCGAACATGCGTTCAACGGCACCGGCCTGCGCCTGTAGACAACCCGATTCGATGGCGTCGGCCGTGCAGCGCGGCTGCATCGAAAACCGACCGCTGGCGAGCGGGAGCTGCGCGGTGTTGCCGGCGAGTGAGTGCCGCATCAGATCGACACCGGGGATGATCAGTCCGCCGAGGAAGTTGCCGTCGGTGTCGAGCAGGTCGACCGTGGTAGCCGTCCCCGCGCTGACGACGAGACAGGCGCCGTGGTGGAGCGCACGCGCACCGATTAAGGCGGCCCAGCGGTCAGCGCCGAGCTGGGTCGGTGCCGCGTAGTGATTGCGAACACCGCAACACTGGAGGCTGGCCCGGACCCATTCAACTGTGATCGACCGCGATGCCAGCAAGCGAGCGATTCGTTCGGCCATCGCGTCGCCAGCGACATTGGTGCCGACCATGCGGGTTACGGCCGGAAAGCGTTCGACCACGTGCTGAAGCTCGTCGATCCGGGCGTGTTCGAGCACGCCTTCCGCCAAGTTGTTTGCTTGAGCGGCTTCATCCACCACCCACCACTTGACGCGGGTGTTGCCAGCATCGACAAGCAGTATCACGACCTTGCTCGCAGGGAGACTTCGCCCGACAGGATACGCACGAGGCCCGTATCGGTCCGGATCAGCAGTGCGCCGTCTTCGTCCACGCCGGTACAGGTGCCGATGATCTCACTGCCCTCGCCGAACACCCGCACGGGCAGGTCGGCGAAGGCATTGCGCTGTTGCCACGCACCGCGCAGGGCAACGAAGCCGGCGCTTGCGTAGAGTTCGAGCAAGCCGTGGAGCTCGCGCAGGATGACGGCGAGCAGCGCGTCGCGTTGCGGGTAAGTGCCGATCTCACGGCGCAGGTCGGTGACGCCTTGCTGATCGGGAATGTCGATGCCGTCGGGGATATGCAGATTGAGTCCGATGCCGATCACGGCGGCGGGTGTGCGGCCACGGCCCGGCAGCAGTTCGACCAGGATGCCGGCCAGCTTGTTGCCGTGGACCAGGACGTCGTTTGGCCATTTCAACTGGACGCCCTCGAGTCCGAGTTCCTCCAGTGCGCGGGTCAGGGCGAGTCCCGCAACCAGGGAAAGGCCGGCCGGAACCGGCGCGCCGGGCGCAAAACGCCAGAGGGCGGAGAAGGTGAGGCTGCCCCCGCTCCAGGACTGCCAGTGGCGGCCACGGCGGCCACGCCCGGCCGTCTGGTCGTCGGCGACGAGTACATGGACCCGATCGTCGTCTGCCGGCGGAGCCGCCATCAGTTCGCTATTGGTCGATTCGCAGCTTGCGACGCAGCGCACGGTGAAATGGCTGGCGAGGTCGCCGAGTGCGGTGGCGATGCCCGCGGGCGAGGAGTGAGGTTGGCTCATGCTGAGGCAAGGACGGTGACGGACATGTTACGGCCGTCATTATCCGTCATCCGGCGACCACGCACGAGTCTGGTGCGTGGTCGCGTCGGTAATCCTTACTCGTCGGCGTCGTTCTCGGCCGCGTGCGGCCGGTCGTCGTCCATGCCGAGTTCCTGGATCTTGCGGGTGATGGTGTTGCGCCCGATCCCGAGAAGCTGGGCGGCCTCGATGCGGCGACCTCCCGTGGCGGTCAGGGCTCGTCTGATAAGCGTACGTTCGAACTCGCGCGTGAGGCGGTCGAAAACCTCGCCGGGGGTTGCTGCAATCAGGCGGTCGGCCTCCAGGCCAAGACCATCGACCCAGTTGACCGGCGTTTCGCGGGTCGGCTGGTCGCGCATCTCCGGCGGCAAATCGGCGACTTCCACGATCTGGCCGGGAGCCATCACCGTCAGCCAGTGACAAAGGTTCTCGAGCTGGCGGACGTTGCCCGGGAAGGGGAGGGCCTGCAGGTACTTGATGGCCGACTCCGAGATGCGCTTGCTCTCGACCCCGAGTTCCTGCGCGCTGCGCTGCAGGAAGTGGCGAACCAGGATGGGCACGTCCTCGCGACGTTCGCGCAAGGGGGGCAGGCGCAGGCGGATGACGTTGAGGCGGTGGAAGAGGTCTTCGCGAAACAGCCCGAGCCGTACGCGCTCTTCCAGATCCTGGTGAGTGGCCGCAATCACTCGCACGTTGGCCTTGATCGGTTGATGCCCGCCGACGCGATAGAAATTGCCGTCCGACAGCACGCGCAGCAGGCGCGTCTGCAGTTCCGACGGCATGTCGCCGATCTCGTCGAGGAAGAGGGTGCCGCCTTCGGCCTGCTCGAAGCGGCCGCGGCGCTGTGCGGCAGCGCCGGTGAACGCGCCGCGTTCGTGGCCGAATAGTTCGGATTCGAGCAGGTCGCGCGGAATCGCCGCGGTGTTGATTGCGATGAAAGGGGCGTCGCGGCGCGGGCTGTGGCGGTGCAACGCACGGGCTACGAGCTCTTTGCCGGTGCCGGACTCGCCGTTGATGAGGACTGTGGCGTGCGACTGCGACAGCCGGCCGATGGCACGGAACACCTCCTGCATCGATGGCGCCTGACCCAGGATTTCGGGCGCGAGCGTGGTCTCTTCGCTCGCACCTTCCTGGTGCGTACTTTGGTCTATGGCGCGACGAACGAGTGCGACCGCCTGGTCGACGTCGAACGGCTTGGGCAGGTACTCGAAGGCGCCGCCCTGAAAGGCGGCAACCGCGCTCTCGAGGTCGGAGTACGCGGTCATGATGATCACGGGAAGCTGAGGGTGTACGCTCTTGACCCGCTGCAGCAAGGTTAATCCGCTTTCGCCCGGCATCCGGATGTCCGATACCAGTACCTTCGGCGGGTGGGCGGTGGTCTCGAGCTCGGCCAGGGCTTCGCTCGCCGAGGTGAAGCTGCGGTGGGAGATCTCCTCGCGACTGAGGGCTTTTTCGAGCACCCAGCGGATGGAGCGGTCGTCATCTACGATCCAGACGGTATTCATTGTATTGATGCACTTCTTTGGTGCGGACGCCGCAGGCGCAGGTCACGTCCGGTCGGTAATCGGTAGCAGGATGGTGAAGCAGGTGCGCCCGGGGCGACTTTCGACGTCGATCATCCCCTGGTGCTGCTCCACGAAGCTCTGGGCAAGTGACAGGCCCAGTCCGCTACCCCCGTCTCGCCCCGAAACCAGTGGATAGAAGATCTTGTCGCGGATCTCTTCCGGTATGCCGGGGCCGTTGTCGATCACTTGCAATTCCAGTGCCAGCTTGAAGCGACGCTTGGCCAGGGTGACCTGGCGGGCGACCCGGGTGCGCAGCCGGATCTCGCCTTTGCCGCCGAGGGCCTGTGCGGCATTACGCGCGATGTTGAGGATGGCCTGGATCAGCTGCTCGCGATCGGCAGTCAGTTCAGGCAGGCTGGTGTCATAGTCGCGGCGGATCACGACATCGGGGAACTCCGCGAGGATGAGCCGGCGCACGCGTTCGAGCACGTCGTGGATGTTGAGCTGGGCCGGTCGCATCATCGAGTGCGAGGTCAGCAAGCGGTTCATCAGATCCTGCAGGCGATCCGCCTCGGCGATGATGACTTCGGTGTACTCGCGCAGTTGCGGGTCGGCGAGTTCGCGTTCGAGCAGTTGCGCCGAGCCGCGGATGCCGCCGAGCGGATTCTTGATCTCGTGGGCGAGGTTGCGGATGAGTTCGCGGTTGGCCTGTTGCTGCTGCAGCAGCTGTTCTTCACGGGCGACCCGCAACTGCGCGTCGATCGGGCGGAATTCGAGCAAGAGCTTGACGCCGGTTGCTTCCACCGGGCTTACGGTGCAATCCAGGTGTATGGCTTCGGCCTGGCCACGGGTAATGGTCAGATCCTGGCCGGTGTAGCTCCAGTTGGTCCGC encodes:
- the glnL gene encoding nitrogen regulation protein NR(II), translating into MARHPSSPPAATAADAFAGLDLLSSAVVLIDERRIIRYINPGAENLFAISQRKLLGAPLARLLGEPVGLSTALDNALRTNWSYTGQDLTITRGQAEAIHLDCTVSPVEATGVKLLLEFRPIDAQLRVAREEQLLQQQQANRELIRNLAHEIKNPLGGIRGSAQLLERELADPQLREYTEVIIAEADRLQDLMNRLLTSHSMMRPAQLNIHDVLERVRRLILAEFPDVVIRRDYDTSLPELTADREQLIQAILNIARNAAQALGGKGEIRLRTRVARQVTLAKRRFKLALELQVIDNGPGIPEEIRDKIFYPLVSGRDGGSGLGLSLAQSFVEQHQGMIDVESRPGRTCFTILLPITDRT
- the ntrC gene encoding nitrogen regulation protein NR(I) translates to MNTVWIVDDDRSIRWVLEKALSREEISHRSFTSASEALAELETTAHPPKVLVSDIRMPGESGLTLLQRVKSVHPQLPVIIMTAYSDLESAVAAFQGGAFEYLPKPFDVDQAVALVRRAIDQSTHQEGASEETTLAPEILGQAPSMQEVFRAIGRLSQSHATVLINGESGTGKELVARALHRHSPRRDAPFIAINTAAIPRDLLESELFGHERGAFTGAAAQRRGRFEQAEGGTLFLDEIGDMPSELQTRLLRVLSDGNFYRVGGHQPIKANVRVIAATHQDLEERVRLGLFREDLFHRLNVIRLRLPPLRERREDVPILVRHFLQRSAQELGVESKRISESAIKYLQALPFPGNVRQLENLCHWLTVMAPGQIVEVADLPPEMRDQPTRETPVNWVDGLGLEADRLIAATPGEVFDRLTREFERTLIRRALTATGGRRIEAAQLLGIGRNTITRKIQELGMDDDRPHAAENDADE